A part of Micromonospora chersina genomic DNA contains:
- a CDS encoding RtcB family protein produces the protein MDLVEESPYRFRIDRHDPMRVPGVVFASRDLLPDAGADKSLEQVANVATLPGIVRASYAMPDVHWGYGFPIGGVAATDVEDGGVVSPGGVGFDISCGVRLLTADLDRAALRPRLDAVMDGLSESTPRGMGKGAVWHLTDGAELDAVLRGGSRYAVERGFGVQRDLDRCEDYGAVDDANPAQVSERAVERGARQVGSLGSGNHFLEVQAVEEVYDEAVAAAFGLRAGQVSVMIHCGSRGLGHQICTDYVRGMEKVMPRYGIHVPDRQLACAPVSSHEGRAYLGAMAAAANYARANRQLLAHAARQVFARVTGCDLDLVYDISHNLAKIETHEVDGTPRPLCVHRKGATRALPPGHPDLPDDLRPVGQPVLIPGSMGTGSYVLTGVAGAPAWASTCHGAGRVQSRKQATKAVRGHDPRRELEAQDIAVRGVSRRGLAEEMPAAYKDVAAVVAAAEGAGLCRKVARLVPLGVVKG, from the coding sequence GTCGCCGTACCGGTTCCGGATCGACCGGCACGACCCCATGCGGGTGCCGGGGGTGGTCTTCGCGTCCCGCGATCTGCTGCCCGACGCCGGGGCGGACAAGTCGCTGGAGCAGGTGGCGAACGTGGCCACCCTGCCCGGCATCGTGCGCGCCTCCTACGCCATGCCGGACGTGCACTGGGGCTACGGCTTCCCGATCGGCGGGGTCGCCGCCACCGACGTCGAGGACGGGGGAGTGGTCTCGCCCGGCGGGGTCGGCTTCGACATCTCCTGCGGGGTCCGGCTGCTCACCGCCGACCTGGACCGGGCCGCGCTGCGCCCCCGGCTGGACGCCGTCATGGACGGCCTCAGCGAGTCCACCCCACGGGGCATGGGCAAGGGCGCCGTGTGGCACCTCACCGACGGGGCCGAACTCGACGCGGTGCTCCGCGGCGGCTCCCGGTACGCCGTCGAGCGCGGCTTCGGCGTCCAGCGGGACCTGGACCGCTGCGAGGACTACGGCGCGGTGGACGACGCGAACCCGGCCCAGGTGAGCGAGCGGGCGGTGGAGCGGGGCGCCCGCCAGGTCGGCAGCCTCGGCTCCGGCAACCACTTCCTCGAGGTGCAGGCGGTGGAGGAGGTCTACGACGAGGCCGTGGCGGCTGCCTTCGGGCTCCGCGCCGGCCAGGTCAGCGTCATGATCCACTGTGGGTCGCGGGGGCTGGGCCACCAGATCTGCACGGACTACGTCCGCGGCATGGAGAAGGTGATGCCCAGGTACGGCATCCACGTCCCCGACCGGCAGCTCGCCTGCGCGCCGGTCTCCTCGCACGAGGGCCGGGCCTACCTGGGGGCGATGGCCGCCGCGGCCAACTACGCCCGGGCCAACCGGCAGCTGCTCGCCCACGCCGCCCGGCAGGTCTTCGCCCGGGTCACCGGCTGCGACCTCGACCTGGTGTACGACATCTCGCACAACCTCGCCAAGATCGAGACGCACGAGGTGGACGGGACGCCCCGCCCGCTCTGCGTGCACCGTAAGGGGGCCACCCGGGCCCTCCCGCCGGGGCACCCCGACCTGCCCGACGACCTGCGCCCGGTCGGGCAGCCGGTGCTCATCCCCGGCTCGATGGGCACCGGCTCGTACGTGCTCACCGGCGTGGCCGGCGCGCCGGCCTGGGCGTCCACCTGCCACGGCGCCGGCCGGGTGCAGAGCCGCAAGCAGGCCACCAAGGCGGTACGCGGGCACGACCCCCGCCGCGAGCTGGAGGCGCAGGACATCGCGGTGCGGGGCGTCAGCCGGCGCGGGCTGGCCGAGGAGATGCCGGCCGCGTACAAGGACGTGGCCGCCGTGGTGGCGGCGGCGGAGGGCGCCGGCCTGTGCCGCAAGGTGGCCCGGCTGGTCCCGCTCGGCG